A stretch of Longimicrobium terrae DNA encodes these proteins:
- a CDS encoding MFS transporter translates to MTAVAQDAAAMPVAEPNSRAARVINPWIVLVSTAFAMFAVFLDTTILFIAFAAIGADFASAGTSALSWVLNAYTIVFAAMLIPAGRLADRIGRRRTFLAGVVVFTVASMLCGAAPTVGVLVIARMLQAVGAAALVPSSLALVLQTFPRARVPLAVAVWSAVGAVAGALGPTLGAVVVEHLGWRWAFYINLPVGIISLLLGMRVLPEGREQNPGRFPDAASIVLLMASLALSAYAVVQTEEWGWVSVRFAAAFAASLLLLGAFIERCRRVENPLFDLGLFRSRPFRLANWAMLVFSTGFSAMFLGNVLFLTQVWRYPILRAGMVISAGPLVVAVMAPVFGRLAGRVGQRALLVPGGLVWASGAALLLLTATTAPRSPAHYLPALLLTGLGVALCMPQLSSVSVQGLPSDSYGAGAAVNQAVRNLGATLGVALVLAFTSHPSANPMTGFHHTWWLMIVSGASVSLLSFFLPRAPRQPARN, encoded by the coding sequence ATGACGGCGGTCGCACAGGACGCCGCCGCGATGCCCGTCGCCGAACCAAACTCGCGGGCGGCGCGCGTCATCAACCCGTGGATCGTGCTCGTATCGACGGCGTTCGCCATGTTCGCCGTGTTTCTCGACACGACCATCCTGTTCATCGCGTTTGCCGCCATCGGCGCTGACTTCGCCAGCGCCGGGACCTCCGCGCTGTCGTGGGTGCTGAACGCGTACACCATCGTCTTTGCGGCCATGCTCATCCCCGCCGGGCGGCTGGCGGACCGCATCGGGCGGCGGAGGACGTTTCTGGCCGGCGTCGTCGTGTTCACCGTGGCCTCCATGCTGTGCGGCGCGGCGCCCACGGTCGGCGTTCTGGTGATTGCGCGAATGCTGCAGGCGGTGGGCGCGGCGGCGCTGGTGCCGTCGTCGCTCGCGCTGGTGCTGCAGACGTTTCCGCGCGCCCGGGTGCCGCTCGCGGTGGCGGTGTGGAGCGCGGTGGGCGCGGTGGCGGGCGCGCTGGGGCCCACGCTGGGCGCCGTGGTGGTGGAGCACCTGGGATGGCGGTGGGCGTTCTACATCAACCTTCCCGTCGGCATCATCAGCCTGCTGCTGGGGATGCGCGTGCTGCCGGAGGGGCGCGAGCAGAATCCGGGTCGCTTTCCGGATGCCGCCAGCATCGTGCTGCTGATGGCCTCGCTCGCGCTGAGCGCCTACGCCGTCGTGCAGACGGAGGAGTGGGGGTGGGTAAGCGTGCGCTTCGCGGCGGCGTTCGCGGCCTCGCTGCTGCTGCTGGGCGCCTTCATCGAGCGGTGCCGGCGGGTGGAGAACCCGCTGTTCGACCTGGGATTGTTCCGCTCCCGCCCGTTTCGCCTGGCCAACTGGGCGATGCTGGTCTTTTCGACCGGCTTCTCGGCGATGTTCCTGGGCAACGTGCTCTTTCTGACCCAGGTGTGGCGGTATCCCATCCTGCGGGCGGGGATGGTGATCTCGGCCGGGCCGCTGGTGGTGGCGGTGATGGCGCCGGTGTTCGGGCGGCTGGCGGGGCGGGTGGGGCAGCGGGCGCTGCTGGTGCCGGGCGGGCTGGTGTGGGCGTCCGGCGCCGCCCTGCTGCTTCTGACCGCCACGACCGCGCCGCGATCCCCCGCGCACTATCTGCCCGCGCTTCTGCTTACGGGGCTGGGCGTTGCGCTGTGCATGCCGCAGCTGTCGTCGGTCTCCGTGCAGGGCCTTCCGTCCGACAGCTACGGCGCGGGCGCCGCGGTCAACCAGGCCGTCCGCAACCTGGGCGCGACGCTGGGCGTGGCGCTGGTCCTGGCCTTCACCAGCCATCCCTCTGCCAACCCGATGACCGGATTCCACCACACCTGGTGGCTGATGATCGTGAGCGGCGCGTCGGTGTCGCTGCTGAGCTTCTTTCTGCCGCGCGCACCCCGTCAGCCCGCGCGGAACTGA